The following coding sequences are from one Flavobacteriales bacterium window:
- a CDS encoding NAD(P)-binding protein, translated as MKGKYDVVILGGGLAGLTLSLQLKKQNPDIRVLVLEKRDDAAPDAAHKVGESTVELATHYLREVLGLKDYLDREQLPKHGLRFFFSPKHKETIHKRVELGPKVLLPVPSHQLDRGVLENDLVTFSREAGNEVILGAKVDSVDMGTEKHSVTYTVNGEQVTTDARWVVDASGRASILKRKFGFAQTHPHDVNSAWFRVDWKIDIDTWSDDPKWHSYVEPGLRYLSTVHLMDKGYWVWIIPLVGGKTSVGIVADPAIHPLETYNKLDKALAWIEQWEPQLSKELKAKTSEGGKILDFLQMKHFAHGSGELFHTDRWTVVGEAGLFADPFYSPGSDFISMANTWTADLIQRDLKGEDIFFRTKFYSEVLRALFDNWMPIYTGQYPMWGSTQVMVAKIFWDWGAYWSINTLLFINNGLTNLDLMRQMTAGPKSLLQRYGELSRQMQMLFKDMMPYDTADITERYTDPFDLDFLRKFQEDIVEKEYTTQEMLDKLYSNIGVLEHVAAETFRLFSNLAHGTSMDIEVDPYTMSLNGDRKLESVNSVVLPRHEHIASQMRRMWLYPYPETVEV; from the coding sequence ATGAAAGGAAAATATGATGTTGTAATACTCGGTGGCGGCCTTGCGGGCCTCACCCTTTCGCTTCAACTGAAGAAACAGAACCCCGACATCCGTGTGCTGGTGCTGGAAAAGCGCGATGACGCGGCTCCCGATGCGGCCCATAAAGTGGGCGAAAGCACCGTAGAGTTGGCCACACATTACCTACGCGAGGTGCTCGGACTGAAGGATTACCTCGACCGCGAGCAACTGCCAAAGCACGGACTGCGCTTCTTCTTCTCGCCCAAGCACAAGGAAACCATCCACAAGCGTGTGGAATTGGGACCGAAGGTGCTGCTGCCCGTTCCGAGCCATCAGCTGGACCGTGGCGTGTTGGAGAACGACCTTGTGACGTTCAGTCGCGAAGCTGGGAATGAAGTAATACTCGGTGCTAAGGTGGACAGCGTTGACATGGGCACGGAAAAGCATTCGGTGACCTACACCGTGAATGGTGAGCAAGTGACCACCGATGCGCGTTGGGTGGTGGATGCCTCTGGTCGCGCCAGCATTCTGAAGCGGAAATTCGGTTTCGCACAAACGCATCCGCACGATGTGAATTCGGCATGGTTCCGAGTGGATTGGAAGATCGACATCGACACATGGAGCGATGACCCGAAATGGCATTCGTACGTAGAGCCTGGACTGCGCTATCTGAGCACGGTTCACCTCATGGACAAGGGTTATTGGGTGTGGATCATTCCGCTGGTGGGCGGCAAAACGAGTGTCGGCATTGTGGCCGATCCCGCCATCCATCCGTTGGAAACGTACAACAAACTCGATAAGGCGTTGGCGTGGATCGAGCAGTGGGAACCGCAGCTTTCCAAAGAACTGAAAGCGAAGACGAGCGAAGGCGGCAAGATCCTGGATTTCCTTCAGATGAAACATTTTGCGCACGGTTCGGGCGAGTTGTTCCACACCGACCGTTGGACGGTTGTGGGCGAAGCTGGCCTGTTTGCCGATCCGTTCTACTCGCCTGGTTCCGATTTCATTTCGATGGCCAACACATGGACGGCCGACCTCATTCAGCGCGACCTGAAAGGCGAAGACATCTTCTTCCGCACCAAATTCTACTCGGAAGTGCTGCGCGCGCTGTTCGATAACTGGATGCCGATCTACACGGGCCAATACCCGATGTGGGGCAGCACGCAGGTGATGGTGGCCAAGATATTCTGGGATTGGGGCGCGTACTGGAGCATCAACACGCTGCTTTTCATCAATAACGGCCTCACCAACCTCGACCTGATGCGACAGATGACCGCTGGGCCGAAGTCGCTGCTGCAACGCTATGGCGAACTGAGCCGCCAAATGCAGATGCTGTTCAAAGACATGATGCCGTACGACACGGCCGACATCACCGAACGCTACACCGACCCGTTCGACCTCGATTTTCTGCGCAAATTCCAAGAAGATATTGTGGAGAAGGAATACACTACGCAGGAAATGCTCGACAAGCTTTATTCGAACATCGGTGTGCTGGAACACGTGGCAGCCGAAACGTTCCGACTGTTCAGCAACTTGGCGCACGGAACTTCGATGGATATTGAAGTTGACCCGTACACCATGAGCCTGAACGGTGACCGCAAACTGGAAAGCGTGAACAGCGTGGTGCTACCACGCCACGAACACATTGCAAGTCAGATGAGGCGCATGTGGCTGTATCCGTATCCTGAGACGGTTGAGGTGTAA
- a CDS encoding ABC transporter permease subunit, translated as MKLLASITKEWLLLLRDKGGLGILFLMPMVLVIVMAIVQDAPFRDYQEQKIPVLFVNQDSGEISKAIMHAIQEGKTFVVVDSLNGMPIDSAQLAKSINSGDYQIGIIVKKGLGGELKQIVDAQVEGMLAGLMPTDEPTEVEKPNLEPYITLLLDPTTKHTFRSSIRSAIKQFLSELEGRMIIDGLSDRLAEMTGKRPEVDLSSNGIVQLREKTATGKIMATDVANNSTQHNVPAWTVFAMFFIVIPLAGNMVRERTAGTITRLRTMPTSMFHFYAGKLLSYSAVGLLQALLMISVGFWLMPSIGLAKLDLGSGFFPLLYVAIVAGFAATSYGLLVGTIFKTLHQAAIFGIVSVVIMAALGGIWVPLYIMSDTMIFVGHLSPMNWAMEAFNGVFLRGETGSEIILGSFKLWAFGIVCFAGSLLLERNRQS; from the coding sequence ATGAAACTCCTCGCATCCATAACGAAAGAATGGCTGTTGCTGCTCCGCGACAAAGGCGGCCTCGGCATCCTTTTCCTCATGCCGATGGTGCTCGTTATTGTGATGGCAATCGTGCAGGACGCGCCTTTCCGGGATTATCAGGAACAGAAAATCCCTGTGCTGTTCGTCAATCAAGACAGCGGTGAGATCTCCAAAGCCATCATGCACGCCATTCAGGAAGGAAAAACCTTCGTGGTGGTCGATAGCTTGAATGGAATGCCGATCGATAGCGCGCAACTCGCGAAATCCATCAATTCGGGCGATTACCAAATAGGCATTATTGTAAAGAAAGGTTTGGGTGGTGAATTGAAGCAGATCGTTGATGCACAGGTGGAAGGAATGTTAGCTGGGCTGATGCCAACGGACGAACCGACCGAAGTCGAAAAACCGAACCTCGAACCGTACATCACGCTACTCCTCGACCCTACTACGAAACACACTTTTAGAAGCAGCATCCGAAGTGCCATCAAGCAGTTTTTGAGCGAACTGGAAGGGCGAATGATCATTGATGGCCTCAGTGACCGCTTGGCAGAAATGACAGGCAAACGCCCCGAAGTGGACCTTTCCTCCAACGGAATTGTACAGCTGCGAGAGAAAACCGCCACAGGTAAGATCATGGCAACGGATGTGGCCAATAACTCCACGCAGCATAACGTGCCAGCATGGACGGTCTTCGCCATGTTCTTTATCGTTATTCCACTGGCTGGAAACATGGTGCGCGAACGTACCGCGGGAACCATTACCCGCTTGCGAACCATGCCAACCAGCATGTTCCATTTCTATGCGGGCAAATTGCTGAGCTACAGCGCAGTCGGACTGCTGCAAGCCTTGCTGATGATCAGCGTTGGTTTCTGGCTCATGCCGAGCATTGGCCTTGCCAAACTGGATCTTGGAAGCGGTTTCTTCCCATTGCTTTATGTGGCGATTGTAGCAGGTTTTGCCGCCACCAGCTATGGTTTGCTTGTCGGAACCATCTTCAAAACACTTCATCAGGCCGCCATTTTCGGAATTGTTTCGGTGGTGATCATGGCAGCCTTGGGCGGCATTTGGGTTCCGCTGTACATCATGTCAGACACCATGATCTTCGTTGGACATCTCTCGCCCATGAACTGGGCCATGGAAGCCTTCAATGGTGTTTTCCTGCGTGGCGAAACCGGTTCAGAAATAATTTTGGGTTCGTTCAAACTTTGGGCTTTCGGGATTGTTTGCTTCGCAGGATCACTCTTGCTTGAACGTAACCGACAAAGCTGA
- a CDS encoding ATP-binding cassette domain-containing protein yields MSISGLVHRYSGAAEAAVNGLDLRIPKGAFYGLLGPNGAGKTTTISIICGILKPTAGEVSILGKSWKNDAVGIKKSIGLVPQEIALYDTMTASENLHFFGQMLGLNRKEIQQKTDELMEAFGLAEHRGKQLQNYSGGMKRRVNLMVALMHDPEILILDEPTVGIDVHSRHMINTYLQELNRGGMTIVYTSHQLDETEKLCDQVCIIDHGKLLIEGKTSELLSDGHSLHHHFIELTGKQLRD; encoded by the coding sequence ATTTCCATATCGGGATTGGTGCATCGCTACAGCGGTGCGGCAGAAGCGGCCGTCAACGGCCTCGACCTGCGAATTCCGAAAGGTGCGTTTTACGGTCTCCTTGGCCCAAATGGTGCAGGAAAGACCACAACCATTTCCATCATCTGCGGTATTCTGAAACCGACTGCTGGTGAGGTTTCCATTCTTGGAAAGAGTTGGAAGAATGACGCAGTTGGAATTAAAAAGTCCATTGGCTTGGTGCCGCAAGAAATTGCGTTGTACGATACAATGACGGCTTCGGAGAACCTTCATTTCTTCGGGCAGATGCTTGGATTGAACCGAAAGGAAATCCAGCAGAAAACGGATGAGTTGATGGAAGCATTTGGACTTGCGGAACATCGCGGCAAGCAGTTACAGAATTATTCGGGTGGTATGAAGCGCAGGGTGAACCTGATGGTGGCACTGATGCACGACCCCGAAATCCTCATCTTGGATGAACCGACCGTGGGCATTGACGTACATTCAAGGCACATGATCAACACGTATTTGCAGGAGCTGAACCGTGGCGGAATGACCATCGTTTACACGTCTCACCAGCTGGACGAGACCGAAAAGCTCTGCGATCAGGTCTGCATCATCGACCACGGAAAACTGCTGATCGAAGGCAAAACCTCCGAACTGCTTTCAGACGGACACAGCCTGCATCATCATTTCATTGAACTGACGGGCAAACAATTGAGGGATTGA
- a CDS encoding DUF4872 domain-containing protein produces the protein MNVKIDFKHRQSAHCETGVISNLMRHHGLDVSEPMALGIGSGLFFSHMPFIKVNGLPVTTYRIMPGDIFKKFSQRTGVEMKRQKFSDPEKAMAELDRVLEQGLPVGMLTSVFYLPYLPRAFRFHFNAHNVVVYGKEGDDYLISDPILEEPVTIDRRMLIRARFAKGMPNTSGRMYYPTHVPKDVDLNKALIKGLKYTAKDMGTIPLPIFGGRAIGFLASRVANYEKKYGKEEAKKYLGNIVRMQEEIGTGGAGFRFMFGAFLQEASARLGNPVLHKKSLEITKIGDQWRNFAYDCGRMCKDRADNLTYQDLADQLSDIGRKEILFFQSIHKMKF, from the coding sequence ATGAACGTAAAAATCGACTTTAAACACCGCCAATCAGCTCATTGCGAGACGGGCGTTATTTCCAATTTGATGCGTCACCACGGTCTGGATGTTTCGGAACCGATGGCATTGGGCATCGGTTCTGGGCTGTTCTTCAGCCACATGCCGTTCATCAAAGTGAACGGACTGCCCGTGACCACCTACCGCATCATGCCAGGCGATATTTTCAAGAAGTTCTCGCAGCGAACTGGTGTGGAGATGAAACGCCAGAAGTTTTCTGATCCTGAAAAAGCAATGGCTGAACTTGACCGAGTTCTGGAGCAAGGTCTGCCCGTTGGTATGCTTACCAGCGTGTTCTATCTGCCCTATCTGCCACGTGCATTCCGCTTCCATTTCAATGCACACAACGTGGTGGTCTACGGAAAGGAAGGCGATGATTACCTCATTTCCGACCCCATTTTGGAAGAGCCTGTGACCATTGATCGCAGAATGCTGATCCGTGCGCGGTTTGCCAAAGGAATGCCGAACACCAGCGGCCGCATGTATTATCCGACACACGTTCCGAAAGATGTGGATCTGAACAAAGCCCTCATCAAAGGATTGAAGTACACGGCAAAGGATATGGGAACCATTCCGTTGCCGATTTTCGGTGGACGCGCCATTGGCTTTCTGGCTTCGCGCGTTGCCAACTACGAGAAGAAATACGGCAAGGAAGAAGCGAAGAAGTACCTCGGGAACATCGTTCGGATGCAGGAAGAGATAGGTACGGGTGGTGCGGGTTTCCGCTTCATGTTCGGGGCGTTTTTGCAAGAAGCGTCTGCCAGATTGGGAAATCCTGTCTTGCACAAGAAGAGTTTGGAGATCACCAAGATCGGTGACCAATGGCGCAACTTCGCCTACGATTGTGGACGCATGTGTAAGGACCGCGCAGACAACCTTACCTATCAGGATCTGGCCGACCAGCTTTCGGACATCGGCAGGAAGGAGATTCTGTTCTTCCAGTCCATTCACAAAATGAAATTCTGA